In Leptospira bouyouniensis, the following proteins share a genomic window:
- a CDS encoding CaiB/BaiF CoA transferase family protein: MKQQIENSNSKGPLSGVKVVDLSLLLPGPLCSQHLADMGAEVIKIENPRAYDGSRAMFKGKTGYPALFMMLNRNKKAITLNLKREQAKEILFKLLEDADILLEGFRPDGMDKMGIGYDVLKEKFPRLIYCGISGYGISGKYVDFAGHDLNYLAISGVLDQTGNPPRPAGFQMADVGGGTLTALSAILAALYYREKTGKGQRIDISMTDASVQFISLYGGILSASGVSPEAGNDILSGKLPNYNVYETKEGRYVALGALEDMFFQTFLRAAGMENLTKEHPMVEENLSIIKQKLTDYFKSKTFADLQPIFDNTDACLSPILNMKEVSEDPHMKERGMVLERNHPKYGPILQFGSPFHFSETPFVYRNDPPEHGEHTEEILMQLGFSKDSISGFKKDRVI, encoded by the coding sequence ATGAAACAACAAATTGAGAATTCGAATTCCAAAGGACCACTTTCAGGAGTGAAAGTAGTGGACTTGTCTTTACTCCTTCCAGGTCCACTTTGTTCCCAACACCTTGCTGATATGGGGGCAGAGGTTATCAAAATTGAAAACCCGCGTGCCTATGACGGTTCGAGAGCCATGTTCAAAGGGAAAACAGGTTACCCTGCACTCTTTATGATGCTTAACCGAAACAAAAAAGCGATCACGTTGAACTTAAAACGAGAACAAGCCAAAGAGATTTTATTCAAACTATTAGAAGACGCTGATATTCTTTTAGAAGGATTTCGTCCAGATGGAATGGATAAAATGGGAATTGGATATGATGTGTTAAAAGAAAAATTCCCACGTTTGATTTACTGTGGAATTTCTGGCTACGGGATAAGTGGCAAGTACGTAGACTTTGCAGGACATGATTTGAATTATTTGGCCATCTCTGGAGTATTAGACCAAACAGGAAATCCTCCAAGACCTGCAGGATTCCAAATGGCAGATGTTGGAGGTGGAACACTCACTGCACTTTCGGCGATCCTTGCGGCATTATACTACCGAGAGAAAACAGGCAAAGGACAACGCATCGACATTTCCATGACAGATGCATCTGTCCAATTCATCTCACTTTATGGTGGAATATTATCAGCATCTGGTGTTTCTCCAGAGGCAGGAAATGATATCCTTTCTGGTAAATTACCAAATTATAATGTATATGAAACAAAAGAAGGTCGTTATGTTGCACTCGGTGCTTTGGAAGATATGTTTTTCCAAACTTTTTTACGTGCAGCGGGGATGGAAAATTTAACAAAGGAACATCCGATGGTTGAGGAAAATCTTTCAATCATTAAACAAAAGTTAACTGATTATTTTAAATCCAAAACTTTTGCCGATTTACAACCTATTTTTGATAATACGGATGCTTGTCTTTCTCCGATTTTGAATATGAAAGAAGTGTCAGAAGATCCACATATGAAAGAGAGAGGGATGGTGCTAGAAAGGAATCATCCTAAATACGGACCGATTCTACAATTTGGATCGCCATTTCATTTTTCAGAAACTCCTTTTGTGTACCGAAATGACCCACCAGAACATGGAGAACATACGGAGGAAATTTTAATGCAATTAGGGTTTTCAAAAGACAGTATTTCAGGTTTCAAAAAAGACAGAGTCATTTAA